A single window of Leishmania braziliensis MHOM/BR/75/M2904 complete genome, chromosome 27 DNA harbors:
- a CDS encoding putative histone H1, producing MFANSSAAAVTAASNSPQRSPRPSPKKAAVKKAAAKKAAAKKAAAKKAAPKRAAPKKAAPKKAAPKKAAAKRAAKKSAPKKAVKKAVKAAKKAVKKAAKKATKRTAKKAAKK from the coding sequence ATGTTCGCTAactccagcgctgctgccgttacGGCCGCCTCGAACTCGCCGCAGAGGTCTCCCCGCCCGTCTCCGAAGAAGGCTGCGGTAAAGAAGGCTGCGGCCAAGAAGGCTGCGGCCAAGAAGGCTGCGGCCAAGAAGGCTGCACCGAAGAGGGCTGCACCGAAGAAGGCTGCACCGAAGAAGGCTGCACCGAAGAAGGCTGCGGCAAAGAGGGCTGCGAAGAAGTCTGCACCGAAGAAGGCCGTGAAGAAGGCTGTgaaggcggcgaagaaggctgtgaagaaggcggcgaagaaggctACGAAGAGGACtgcgaagaaggcggcgaagaagtAA
- a CDS encoding putative translation initiation factor eIF2B subunit-like protein, which produces MSSSAEEKEAKKQAELRLAGSDSEDARAAVKAQRELKKKRDALRKVQKKIKAGGSDANTSAATEEAAALVAEIDRLEALSGAPSAPSTVHIASAPLTTTPATAVASPAALVTVAADRGSRVKAKKSAEPAKEITEEERAASAKRLHDLVQRAMDANRLTCLHVPPHDGVVHPRIAELAVLMEQMLLVGGSARALALISAFRELSRATTVLAVPSLNEVDTTAFEKLIQINFDFVRRKREASASMRHVKDVLVRRFVALRDEVIHPKPNMADLIKDLGDPREVTLKILDVIEAELKMSFKSIVEDRSLPYVSNSDTILVFGRSSLVEYILLSRSRDPQRKPKRVIVIDSAPLFEGRQLAEKLSSAGIGVTYGLITACCTLMPKCTRVFMGASAVLQNGDMFGRCGMALVAACAKLFRKPVLCFSESYKFVPEVWVGNLAQNTKLADMRPAADVHGSDTGTHSPLVYLTPPTLSPPQLRASGGWGTPARSADFFARSGGGVSASFSSSASGYLYDLTPASNVDMIICEMGCLHTSAIVAAIKDREGRDTSQLVNLVRG; this is translated from the coding sequence ATGTCGTCGTCCgcggaggaaaaggaggcaaagaagcAGGCAGAGCTTCGGCTGGCTGGGAGCGACTCCGAAGATGCGCGTGCCGCTGTGAAGGCGCAGCGCgagctgaagaagaagcgcgaTGCACTGCGAAAGGTACAGAAGAAGATCAAGGCGGGCGGCAGTGATGCCAACACCTCCGCCGCtacggaggaggcggcggcactggtCGCCGAGATCGACCGCCTCGAAGCCCTGAGCGGGGCACCGTCAGCGCCGTCTACGGTGCACATTGCGTCCGCTCCGCTCACCACGACCCCTGCGACGGCTGTAGCCTCGCCAGCAGCGTTGGTTACTGTCGCAGCCGATAGGGGCAGCAGGGTCAAAGCTAAGAAGAGCGCTGAGCCTGCGAAGGAGATCACTGAGGAGGAGCGGGCGGCGTCAGCGAAGAGATTGCACGACCTCGTTCAACGCGCCATGGATGCCAACCGACTCACGTGTTTGCATGTGCCACCGCACGACGGCGTCGTGCACCCCCGCATTGCGGAGTTAGCTGTGCTGATGGAGCAAATGCTTCTCGTGGGTGGCAGTGCGCGTGCTTTGGCGCTCATCTCTGCCTTCCGCGAGCTCAGTCGCGCAACAACTGTCCTCGCCGTGCCCTCGCTGAACGAGGTGGACACAACCGCCTTTGAAAAGCTTATCCAGATCAACTTTGACTTTGTGCGTCGCAAGCGGGAGGCCTCGGCCAGCATGCGCCACGTGAAGGATGTGCTCGTGCGCCGCTTCGTCGCGTTGAGGGATGAGGTAATTCACCCCAAACCGAATATGGCTGATCTCATTAAGGACCTCGGTGATCCGCGTGAAGTGACACTGAAGATACTGGACGTCATCGAGGCTGAGCTGAAGATGTCTTTCAAGAGTATTGTGGAGGATCGCTCGCTCCCGTACGTCTCGAACAGCGACACTATCTTAGTGTTTGGTCGCAGTAGTCTGGTCGAGTACATTCTCTTATCCCGCTCACGCGACCCACAGCGCAAGCCAAAGCGTGTCATTGTCATCGACTCGGCGCCGCTCTTTGAGGGCAGGCAGCTGGCCGAGAAGCTCTCGAGCGCTGGCATTGGTGTTACATACGGCCTCATCACGGCATGCTGCACACTGATGCCCAAGTGCACGCGCGTATTCATGGGGGCCTcggctgtgctgcagaaCGGGGACATGTTTGGCCGCTGCGGCatggcgctggtggcggcCTGCGCGAAGCTGTTCCGCAAGCCTGTGCTATGCTTTAGTGAGAGCTACAAATTTGTGCCAGAGGTGTGGGTGGGAAATTTGGCCCAGAACACGAAGCTCGCGGACATGCGGCCTGCCGCCGACGTGCACGGCAGCGATACAGGCACGCACAGCCCGCTTGTTTACCTCACCCCACCCACGCTATCTCCTCCTCAGCTACGTGCGTCTGGAGGTTGGGGTACACCGGCGCGGAGTGCCGACTTCTTcgcacgcagcggcggcggtgtctcAGCCTCGTTCTCGTCGAGTGCCTCTGGCTACCTTTACGACTTGACACCTGCCTCGAACGTAGACATGATCATCTGCGAGATGGGATGCCTGCACACGTCCGCCATCGTGGCAGCCATTAAGGATCGTGAGGGCCGCGACACGTCACAGCTCGTGAATCTTGTTCGGGGCTGA
- a CDS encoding putative histone H1: protein MFANSSAAAVTAASNSPQRSPRPSPKKAAVKKAAAKKAAAKKAAPKRAAPKKAAPKKAAPKKAAAKRAAKKSAPKKAVKKAVKAAKKAVKKAAKKAAKK, encoded by the coding sequence ATGTTCGCTAactccagcgctgctgccgttacGGCCGCCTCGAACTCGCCGCAGAGGTCTCCCCGCCCGTCTCCGAAGAAGGCTGCGGTAAAGAAGGCTGCGGCCAAGAAGGCTGCGGCCAAGAAGGCTGCACCGAAGAGGGCTGCACCGAAGAAGGCTGCACCGAAGAAGGCTGCACCGAAGAAGGCTGCGGCAAAGAGGGCTGCGAAGAAGTCTGCACCGAAGAAGGCCGTGAAGAAGGCTGTgaaggcggcgaagaaggctgtgaagaaggcggcgaagaaggcggcgaagaagtAA
- a CDS encoding putative T-complex protein 1, beta subunit: protein MFFANQASQVLRQGASEEKGERARLMNIMGAVSVADIVKTTLGPKGMDKILQGMDRTQSVRVTNDGATILKSLFMDNPAAKILIDMSKTQDDEVGDGTTSVTVFAGELLRNAEKLLDQSIHPQTIIEGYRMAADAAQKALAESAEDHSADENLFYEDLIRIAKTTLSSKIITVESDHFAKLCVDAVLRLKGSGNLEMINIMKKLGGTLRDSYLEPGFLLDKKIGIGQPRCLENAKILVANTPMDTDKIKIFGAKVNVDSVSQLAEVEASEKAKMKSKCMKIINHNINCFINRQLIYNYPEEIFAQHGIMAIEHADFDGIERLAKALGADVVSTFEDTTNVQYGFAEKIDEVMIGESTVIRFSGLPKGEACTIVLRGASRHILDEAERSIHDAVCVISEMVKETRTVLGAGCSEFLMANAVEEKAKAIAGKKQLAMIAFAAALRTLPAIIADNAGLDSNDLVTRLQTEHYQGHKSHGIDVIRGDIADVKTLGITESYKVKSSVLAYASEAAEMILRVDNVLRAVPRERTQ from the coding sequence ATGTTCTTCGCTAACCAAGCTTCTcaggtgctgcgccaggGCGCCTCGGAGGAGAAAGGCGAACGTGCACGCCTCATGAATATAATGGGCGCCGTTTCAGTGGCTGACATTGTGAAGACAACTTTGGGCCCGAAGGGTATGGACAAAATTCTCCAAGGAATGGATCGAACCCAATCTGTGCGCGTCACTAATGATGGCGCGACAATCCTCAAGTCTCTCTTCATGGATAACCCGGCTGCCAAGATTCTGATCGATATGAGCAAGACACAGGATGATGAGGTGGGTGACGGTACCACTAGCGTCACGGTGTTTGCTGGAGAGCTTTTGCGCAACGCTGAAAAGCTGCTGGATCAGTCCATTCATCCTCAGACCATAATCGAAGGTTACCGCAtggctgctgatgccgcgCAGAAGGCTTTGGCGGAATCCGCTGAGGATCACAGTGCGGACGAGAATCTCTTTTACGAAGATCTCATTCGCATTGCCAAGACTACCCTCAGTTCCAAGATCATTACTGTGGAGTCGGATCATTTCGCAAAGCTCTGTGTTGACGCGGTTCTTCGCCTGAAGGGAAGTGGCAACCTTGAGATGATCAACATCATGAAGAAGCTTGGCGGCACGCTTCGTGATAGCTATCTCGAACCCGGGTTCCTGCTGGACAAGAAGATCGGCATTGGGCAGCCACGCTGCCTGGAGAACGCCAAGATTCTCGTAGCGAACACTCCCATGGACACCGACAAGATCAAAATTTTTGGAGCGAAGGTTAACGTTGATAGTGTTTCTCAGCtggccgaggtggaggcaTCCGAGAAGGCCAAAATGAAGTCCAAGTGTATGAAGATCATCAACCACAATATCAACTGCTTCATCAACCGTCAGCTGATCTACAACTATCCGGAGGAGATCTTTGCACAGCATGGTATTATGGCAATCGAGCATGCAGATTTTGACGGCATCGAACGCCTTGCAAAGGCCCTCGGGGCGGATGTTGTCTCGACCTTCGAGGATACTACAAACGTGCAGTACGGATTTGCTGAGAAGATCGACGAGGTCATGATTGGCGAGAGCACTGTGATCCGCTTCTCTGGGCTCCCGAAGGGTGAGGCGTGCACGATTGTGCTGCGCGGCGCGTCGCGCCACATTCTCGATGAGGCAGAGCGCTCCATCCATGATGCAGTGTGCGTAATCTCAGAGATGGTGAAGGAGACACGTACAGTGCTCGGTGCCGGATGCTCCGAGTTCCTCATGGCGAACGCTGTCGAGGAGAAAGCCAAGGCGATCGCAGGGAAGAAGCAACTGGCTATGATAgcgtttgctgctgcgcttcgcACCCTTCCTGCTATCATTGCAGACAATGCGGGCCTTGATAGCAATGATCTTGTCACACGTCTCCAAACAGAGCATTACCAGGGGCACAAATCGCACGGCATTGATGTTATTCGTGGTGACATTGCTGATGTGAAGACACTCGGCATCACGGAGTCCTACAAGGTGAAGAGTTCTGTTCTGGCGTATGCCTCGGAGGCAGCTGAGATGATCTTGCGTGTGGACAATGTACTCCGCGCCGTGCCGCGTGAGCGCACCCAGTGA
- a CDS encoding putative cation transporter, whose product MEYTGCLFVTEAIRRSCSGWKIHACPPSLSILHYLDVILLSSLHSHTSPSTHQMHFPIALLGLAASACLVFTYHSARLSGTSIVWFSSFAALLTFFVRLPRVLWSKATACDIPREKSRLLSAGACALLFVSGTYGLTTLGALRFACACACTAGAHHIAQLRRSQRHTKIACTVLSYIILVFTSDPGKQNRTLMLYGLLGVFASACAVSLSMKEIVTKAGQTAFLFAACGLSLMGFIITLLQRKPIVENEMLLLLAFCISGIVLAGCFTAGLRLQGSVTTFVAAIAGMSAASVVCGEKVFPAVSDWESLALLTSAGLIFVAHKGLTFADASVVSLNVAPLNSAQMLKKTKQHCGNNSVIVTLLSNPREYKLFVFLLLTVVIMLLEFIYGLAVNSLGLVSDSFHMMLDGTSIMIGLYAAHAASWLPDEKTHPFGYARYEVFGGFVNGILLLFIALYVMVESVQRFLDPPEIEGPYLLLVSVTGLAVNVVGVLFFHDAHGHSHSALHEDGGGHVDHNMRGVYLHILADLLGSVSVIISSTLMYMFGLWIADPICSAISAILVLLSAFPLLEETGRVLLLSAPSYERNYSDELRKVLLETALLQDVESPKLWMHSTAPRELTICTVAGKLRNNTDYTSAREKITETVTAHMLRHLDVHNVSLVLHLE is encoded by the coding sequence ATGGAATACACTGGCTGCTTATTCGTGACAGAAGCTATTCGTCGAAGCTGTTCAGGATGGAAAATTCATGCTTGTCCTCCTTCACTCAGTATTCTTCATTATCTGGACGTCATACTTCTTTCCTCGCTGCATAGCCACACATCACCCTCAACTCATCAGATGCATTTTCCCATAGCACTTCTGGGCCTTGCGGCTTCCGCATGTCTTGTTTTTACCTACCACTCTGCGAGATTGTCTGGCACAAGCATTGTGTGGTTTAGCTCTTTTGCGGCATTGCTGACATTCTTCGTGCGACTTCCACGCGTTCTTTGGTCGAAGGCAACAGCGTGCGATATTCCTCGTGAAAAAAGCCGCTTGCTGTCAGCAGGCGCATGCGCTCTTCTTTTTGTGAGCGGCACTTACGGCCTGACCACGCTTGGCGCGTTACGTtttgcgtgtgcatgtgcctGCACCGCGGGCGCGCATCATATTGCTCAACTCCGAAGAAGCCAGCGACACACAAAGATAGCATGTACCGTTCTTAGTTATATCATCTTAGTTTTCACATCAGATCCAGGTAAGCAAAATCGCACACTCATGCTTTATGGATTGCTGGGGGTCTTTGCTTCAGCATGTGCGGTTTCTCTTTCTATGAAGGAGATAGTCACTAAAGCTGGTCAAACAGCGTTTCTTTTTGCTGCTTGTGGTCTAAGTCTTATGGGGTTTATAATCACACTTCTGCAACGCAAGCCGATTGTTGAGAATGAAATGCTACTGTTGCTTGCTTTCTGTATTTCTGGGATTGTTTTAGCGGGCTGCTTCACTGCGGGTCTGAGATTACAGGGGAGCGTTACCACTTTTGTGGCTGCCATCGCTGGTATGTCAGCTGCATCAGTCGTTTGCGGTGAGAAAGTTTTCCCTGCTGTGAGCGACTGGGAGAGCCTCGCTTTACTAACTTCTGCTGGTCTTATTTTTGTCGCGCACAAAGGACTGACTTTTGCGGACGCCTCTGTAGTATCCCTGAATGTCGCTCCTCTTAACTCAGCGCAGATGTTGAAGAAAACGAAGCAACACTGTGGAAATAACAGTGTTATTGTGACTTTACTCTCTAATCCAAGGGAGTACAaactttttgtttttcttttatTAACAGTTGTAATCATGCTTTTGGAGTTTATTTACGGTCTTGCAGTGAACTCTTTAGGACTGGTTTCGGATTCATTTCACATGATGCTGGATGGAACATCCATTATGATTGGTCTATACGCAGCGCACGCTGCGTCGTGGCTACCAGACGAAAAAACGCATCCTTTTGGCTATGCACGATATGAGGTTTTTGGTGGATTTGTAAATGGgattcttcttctttttatCGCTCTGTATGTGATGGTTGAATCCGTACAGAGATTCCTGGATCCACCCGAAATCGAGGGTCCATACTTGCTTCTTGTTTCCGTCACTGGGCTAGCTGTAAATGTTGTAGGCGTTTTGTTTTTTCACGATGCACATGGCCACAGCCATTCAGCTTTGCATGAAGATGGTGGTGGCCATGTGGATCACAACATGCGGGGGGTTTATCTGCATATTCTTGCAGATTTGCTAGGTAGTGTTAGCGTGATAATCTCGAGTACTTTGATGTATATGTTTGGGCTCTGGATTGCGGATCCAATTTGCAGTGCAATAAGTGCGATCCTAGTTTTACTCTCGGCGTTTCCACTACTGGAAGAAACAGGACGAGTTCTTCTTCTATCTGCACCAAGCTATGAACGCAATTATTCCGATGAATTACGCAAAGTACTTCTCGAAACAGCTTTGCTGCAAGATGTTGAATCTCCAAAGTTGTGGATGCACTCAACTGCTCCACGTGAACTTACAATTTGTACCGTGGCAGGAAAACTACGTAATAATACTGATTACACAAGCGCAAGAGAAAAAATTACGGAAACAGTAACAGCTCATATGCTGCGCCACTTGGATGTTCATAATGTTAGCTTGGTACTGCACCTCGAGTAA